A single window of Emys orbicularis isolate rEmyOrb1 chromosome 18, rEmyOrb1.hap1, whole genome shotgun sequence DNA harbors:
- the ZBTB34 gene encoding zinc finger and BTB domain-containing protein 34, with protein MDSSTFIQFDVPEYSNTVLSQLNELRLQGKLCDIIVHIQGQPFRAHKAVLAASSPYFRDHSALSTMSGLSISVIKNPNVFEQLLSFCYTGRMSLQLKDVVSFLTAASFLQMQCVIDKCTQILESIHSKISVGDVDSVTVGAEETQESHNGVKDSSYFANPVEISPPYCSQVPQPTAGSDLRMETTTGKTLRSRLHEEGHSDRGSSGSVSEYEIQIEGDPEQGDLIVRESQIAEVKVKMEKSDRPSCSDSSSLGDDGYHTEMVDGEQVVAVNVGSYGSVLQHVYSFSHASSQATSMSETFGSLSNSSPSRSMLSCFRGGRARQKRVSAGHLHSDVQGLMQGADGETIVSNPGYESSPRERNARGHWYPYNERLICIYCGKSFNQKGSLDRHMRLHMGITPFVCKFCGKKYTRKDQLEYHIRGHTDDKPFRCEICGKCFPFQGTLNQHLRKNHPGVAEVRNRIESPERTEAFLEQKIDNDTSASEAVDSSMEIHTMSNTPD; from the coding sequence ATGGACAGCAGCACTTTCATTCAGTTTGATGTGCCTGAGTACAGCAACACTGTTCTGAGCCAATTAAATGAGCTTCGTCTGCAAGGGAAGCTATGTGACATAATTGTGCATATTCAGGGTCAGCCATTTAGAGCCCATAAAGCTGTTCTAGCTGCCAGTTCTCCATATTTCCGTGATCATTCAGCATTAAGCACCATGAGTGGCTTATCAATATCAGTTATTAAAAACCCTAATGTCTTTGAACAGTTACTTTCATTTTGTTACACTGGAAGGATGTCCTTGCAGCTGAAGGATGTTGTTAGTTTTCTAACTGCAGCTAGCTTTCTACAGATGCAGTGCGTCATTGACAAGTGCACACAGATATTGGAGAGTATCCATTCAAAGATCAGTGTTGGTGATGTTGACTCTGTCACTGTTGGTGCTGAAGAGACTCAAGAAAGCCACAATGGAGTAAAAGATAGCAGCTACTTTGCCAATCCTGTCGAAATATCTCCTCCTTATTGCTCTCAGGTGCCACAACCAACAGCGGGTAGTGATCTAAGGATGGAAACTACTACAGGGAAAACTTTACGCAGTCGTCTGCACGAAGAAGGGCACTCAGATCGAGGAAGCAGTGGAAGTGTCTCTGAATATGAAATCCAGATTGAAGGTGATCCTGAGCAAGGGGACCTGATAGTAAGGGAGAGCCAGATTGCAGAGGTGAAGGTTAAAATGGAAAAATCTGACCGGCCAAGTTGTTCTGATAGCTCCTCACTTGGTGATGATGGATACCATACTGAAATGGTTGATGGAGAGCAAGTGGTTGCAGTAAATGTAGGCTCCTATGGATCTGTATTACAACATGTTTATTCATTTTCCCATGCCTCATCCCAGGCTACTAGCATGTCTGAAACCTTTGGAAGCCTGAGCAATTCAAGTCCTTCGAGGTCCATGCTTAGTTGTTTCAGAGGAGGTCGTGCACGCCAAAAACGGGTATCCGCTGGTCACTTACATAGTGATGTTCAGGGCTTAATGCAAGGGGCTGATGGTGAAACCATAGTGAGTAACCCAGGATATGAAAGCAGTCCACGGGAAAGAAATGCAAGAGGTCATTGGTATCCATACAATGAGAGGTTAATTTGTATTTACTGTGGAAAGTCTTTCAACCAGAAAGGGAGCCTTGATCGACACATGCGATTACACATGGGAATTACCCCTTTTGTGTGCAAGTTTTGTGGGAAGAAATACACACGCAAGGACCAACTTGAGTATCATATTCGTGGCCACACGGATGATAAACCCTTCCGCTGTGAGATCTGTGGGAAATGTTTTCCTTTCCAAGGGACGCTAAATCAGCATTTAAGAAAAAATCACCCTGGGGTAGCAGAAGTAAGAAACAGGATAGAATCTCCAGAAAGAACAGAAGCATTTCTTGAACAGAAAATAGATAATGACACTTCAGCCTCTGAAGCTGTGGATTCTAGTATGGAAATTCACACAATGTCTAACACACCTGATTAA